The following proteins are encoded in a genomic region of Cyclonatronum proteinivorum:
- a CDS encoding Ig-like domain-containing alpha-2-macroglobulin family protein, with protein sequence MRVSIRCTILIGFVLLLFSGCGKTSDEKLTSPGQFSGEIASYSSGLLSSDSEIVVRFVNPVSESIRNANPNLFTLRPSVRGEQRWADERTVVFRPASRLENGARYQVTFDAGRALAPGGESRLFVFELGIIPQDLDVQLAALQPDPDSPSGAQQLSGRILTADVAETADIIGVLRAELKGQRLIPVVTRETDRSFSFTLTGIDREAQPQELELSWDARPLGARTRGNARLTVPSRDSFTITDVRVVYEQQPFVEVSFSDPLDATQNLTGLVRFEGLPDPGVIIRNNRLLVYPRAAQPGEARLLLASGIRGAQGQRLAEEVTRTLTLAHEPPQIRLLGSGVILPNSTELLLPFEAVNLGAVDVQVVRIFENNIPQFLQSSRLGDGGWSLREVGRPVAGEVIPLSTLSGSEPGKRNSYAIDLSRIIEPEPGAIYRVTLGFRQHQSLYPCDGGAAVSPASTNWQDPDPVAEENYWQYFDTLWAFGEYDWRERDNPCHSSFYTSNRRVSRNTLASDIGLIAKRAESGKLHVTAASLVTARPLSGIELEVLDFQQQTLAAGRTDSDGFWVMDAPEQEPFLLLANRGAERAYLRLNEGGALSLSEFDVSGARVEGGVKGFLYSERGVRRPGDSLFVNLMIQADESMLPAAHPATFELLDPSGRVTERRTVHPVNRLYTFAGRTEARAETGRWQLRARVGGNTFTRNINIETIQPNRLRIRTEPDETRLSGAQATLSGSISAEWLHGAIAGNLDTDLSLSLRAVSLRFTDYAQFTFDNPARALSSQSDEIFRGRLDAQGQTRFTHRLQRPDRSPGLLQGTLTTRVFEESGNFSTGTTSFRYLPYNSIAGIRLVGADERDTFAYDAPIRAQAVLVNAEGQPLANQSLTITIFELDWRWWWQRRDENLSQFFSSRSRSPLLSTTVRTNSSGQVNISLPAMQLDWGRYLLEVEAPGGHAAGKVFFMGWSGNEAEGGAPTRLTVETDREQYEVGETITLRFPGAHQARALVSLETGSEVLRSFWTETAPGMNEIRIPAEAGMSPTVYASVHVVQPHGQRFNDLPIRMYGVVPVTVNNPATRLQPVLGVPSEMRPESVAEIRVSEQRGRAMTYTLALVDEGLLDLTNFRTPDPHSHFYAREALGVRTWDVYDDVAGAYAGALSRILAIGGDLDLADLETAEVVRFRPMVRFLGPFTLASGSTAVHRVDIPNYVGSVRVMVVAGQDDAFGSAEAAVPVRQPVMVVGTLPRVLSPGERVELPATVFAMEDRIREVQLRLEANELFELRDDTRRRLAFSGMGDRLERFELRTGPLTGTGRIILHAQSGSEQGRDEIELSIRNPNPPVTQLFAQNLQAGESWDLNFDPVGAPGAGEALLEISAIPPVDLGRHIRFLNRYPHSSLEAQIARAFPHLYLSVFSGTGSDAGAAQQAESRRRVEEVIAALSRYQLPNGGLAQWPGQAVAQEWLSSFALHFLTEAERAGYFVPGSLKAPLRRFQQQAAGNWREVPDAPHSADLMQAYRLYTLVISGEAPLGSMNRLREVNALSAQARWRLAAAYQAAGMPEAASQLVRQAGTQISSYRETGGTYGSSLRDRAMMLESLVLLGLADQASRLMMEVSAEINRDEWFSPQTVAFALIAAARFAEAYPVSEQTAVRFEGTGIGSGQISGTQPLWQVPFEITETGTHRIELRNEGSGVVFARLLQSGIPAEDRSPAASSDLALDVQYFFPNGDKVDPARLRMGTDLIAEVRVTNPGSRGPLQNLALTQIFPSGWEIISTRGDNDAFREAASQADYQDVRDDRMLTYFSLPAGQTRIFRMHLTATYAGDFLLPAVSVHALHDPAVFARTTASRVEVHR encoded by the coding sequence ATGCGGGTATCCATCAGGTGTACTATTCTCATTGGCTTTGTGCTGCTGCTATTTTCCGGCTGCGGAAAAACTTCAGACGAAAAACTCACGAGTCCCGGGCAGTTTAGCGGGGAGATCGCCTCCTACTCGAGCGGCCTCCTCAGCAGCGATTCTGAGATTGTGGTTCGCTTCGTGAACCCGGTCAGTGAATCAATCCGGAACGCCAATCCGAACCTGTTCACGCTCCGGCCTTCGGTGCGGGGCGAGCAGCGCTGGGCCGATGAGCGCACCGTCGTTTTCCGACCCGCCTCCCGCCTCGAAAACGGCGCCCGGTATCAGGTCACCTTCGATGCGGGGCGCGCGCTTGCTCCCGGCGGGGAGTCCCGTCTGTTTGTGTTCGAGCTCGGCATCATCCCTCAGGACCTCGATGTGCAGCTTGCAGCCCTGCAGCCCGACCCGGATTCCCCCAGCGGCGCTCAGCAGCTCAGCGGACGCATCCTCACCGCCGATGTAGCCGAAACCGCCGACATCATCGGCGTGCTGCGTGCCGAGCTGAAGGGGCAGCGCCTCATCCCCGTCGTGACCCGCGAAACTGACCGCAGTTTCAGCTTCACCCTCACCGGCATCGACCGCGAGGCGCAGCCGCAGGAGCTCGAACTCAGCTGGGATGCCCGTCCGCTCGGCGCCCGCACCCGCGGCAATGCCCGCCTCACGGTGCCTTCCCGCGACAGCTTCACCATCACCGATGTTCGCGTCGTCTATGAGCAGCAACCCTTCGTCGAAGTCTCCTTCTCCGACCCGCTTGATGCCACGCAAAACCTTACGGGGCTGGTCCGCTTCGAAGGCCTGCCCGATCCCGGCGTCATCATCCGGAACAACCGCCTGCTCGTGTATCCTCGGGCAGCGCAGCCTGGTGAGGCGCGCCTGCTGCTGGCCTCCGGCATTCGCGGCGCACAGGGACAGCGCCTCGCAGAGGAGGTAACCCGAACCCTGACACTCGCGCACGAACCGCCGCAGATCCGTCTGCTCGGCAGCGGCGTCATCCTCCCCAACAGCACCGAGCTGCTGCTGCCCTTCGAAGCTGTAAACCTCGGCGCGGTCGATGTGCAGGTCGTCCGCATCTTCGAAAACAACATCCCGCAGTTTCTGCAATCGAGCCGTCTGGGAGATGGCGGCTGGTCGCTGCGTGAAGTGGGAAGGCCGGTTGCCGGTGAGGTCATACCGCTCAGCACCCTCAGTGGTAGCGAACCCGGCAAGCGGAATAGTTACGCGATTGACCTCAGCCGCATTATCGAACCCGAGCCGGGCGCCATCTACCGCGTGACCCTGGGGTTCCGGCAGCATCAGTCGCTGTATCCCTGCGACGGTGGGGCAGCCGTAAGTCCGGCAAGTACCAACTGGCAGGACCCTGATCCAGTCGCAGAAGAAAACTACTGGCAATACTTCGACACCCTCTGGGCTTTCGGCGAGTACGACTGGCGGGAGCGCGACAATCCATGTCACAGCTCTTTTTACACTTCCAATCGCCGGGTAAGCCGCAATACGCTGGCCTCCGACATCGGCCTGATCGCCAAGCGCGCGGAATCCGGAAAGCTGCACGTCACTGCCGCAAGTCTGGTCACCGCCCGACCGCTTTCGGGGATTGAGCTGGAAGTGCTTGATTTTCAGCAGCAAACCCTGGCTGCCGGGCGCACCGACAGCGACGGCTTTTGGGTGATGGATGCGCCTGAGCAGGAACCCTTCCTGCTGCTGGCAAATCGGGGTGCCGAGCGGGCGTACCTCCGGCTGAATGAAGGCGGCGCACTTTCCCTGAGCGAGTTTGATGTTTCCGGCGCCCGTGTTGAAGGCGGCGTGAAAGGCTTCCTCTACAGCGAGCGCGGGGTCAGGCGGCCCGGCGATTCGCTTTTTGTGAACCTGATGATACAGGCCGATGAGTCCATGCTCCCGGCGGCACATCCCGCGACTTTTGAGCTGCTCGATCCGTCGGGCCGGGTGACCGAGCGGCGCACGGTGCATCCCGTGAACCGGCTCTATACTTTCGCCGGCCGGACCGAAGCCCGCGCTGAAACCGGCCGCTGGCAGCTGCGCGCGCGGGTGGGCGGCAACACCTTCACCCGAAACATCAACATCGAAACCATTCAGCCGAACCGGCTGCGTATCCGCACCGAGCCGGACGAGACCCGCCTGAGCGGGGCACAGGCTACGCTCAGCGGCAGCATCAGCGCCGAGTGGCTGCATGGCGCCATAGCCGGAAATCTGGACACGGATCTGAGCCTGAGCCTGCGGGCGGTCTCGCTCCGGTTCACGGATTACGCGCAGTTCACCTTTGATAATCCTGCGAGAGCACTCAGTTCGCAGTCCGATGAAATCTTCCGGGGTCGCCTTGATGCTCAGGGTCAGACCCGCTTCACGCACCGCCTCCAAAGGCCCGACCGCTCGCCAGGTCTGCTGCAAGGCACCCTCACGACCCGCGTTTTTGAGGAATCCGGCAATTTCAGCACGGGCACCACGTCCTTCCGCTACCTCCCCTACAATAGTATTGCGGGCATACGCCTGGTCGGGGCCGACGAGCGCGACACCTTTGCCTACGACGCGCCCATTCGCGCGCAGGCGGTGCTGGTCAATGCCGAAGGGCAGCCGCTGGCTAATCAAAGCCTCACCATCACCATTTTTGAACTCGACTGGCGCTGGTGGTGGCAGCGGCGGGATGAAAACCTGAGTCAGTTTTTCAGCTCCAGAAGCCGTTCACCTTTGCTTTCTACTACTGTCCGCACCAATAGCAGCGGACAGGTCAACATTTCGCTGCCGGCCATGCAGCTTGATTGGGGCCGCTATCTCCTCGAGGTCGAAGCGCCCGGCGGACACGCCGCCGGAAAAGTGTTTTTTATGGGGTGGAGCGGCAACGAAGCCGAGGGCGGTGCGCCGACCCGCCTCACCGTGGAAACCGACCGCGAGCAGTATGAGGTCGGGGAGACCATCACCCTGCGCTTTCCCGGTGCGCATCAGGCGCGGGCGCTCGTAAGCCTGGAGACCGGCAGCGAAGTGCTCCGCAGCTTCTGGACCGAAACCGCACCGGGCATGAATGAAATCCGGATTCCCGCCGAAGCCGGCATGAGTCCGACCGTGTACGCGAGCGTGCACGTGGTGCAGCCGCACGGACAGCGCTTCAACGACCTGCCCATCCGCATGTACGGTGTTGTGCCCGTTACCGTGAACAATCCGGCTACCCGTCTGCAGCCGGTGCTTGGCGTTCCGTCAGAAATGCGACCTGAATCCGTCGCCGAAATCCGCGTAAGCGAGCAGCGCGGCCGCGCAATGACCTACACCCTCGCGCTGGTGGATGAAGGCCTGCTCGACCTCACCAACTTCCGGACGCCCGACCCGCACAGCCATTTCTATGCGCGCGAAGCGCTGGGCGTGCGCACCTGGGATGTTTATGATGATGTGGCCGGTGCCTATGCCGGCGCCCTGAGCCGGATTCTGGCCATCGGGGGCGACCTGGATCTGGCTGATCTGGAAACAGCGGAAGTGGTCCGGTTCAGGCCGATGGTTCGTTTCTTGGGGCCGTTCACGCTGGCTTCCGGCTCGACAGCTGTGCACCGGGTGGACATTCCGAACTACGTCGGCTCGGTCCGGGTGATGGTTGTTGCCGGGCAGGATGATGCCTTCGGAAGTGCCGAAGCTGCCGTGCCGGTGCGTCAGCCGGTGATGGTGGTCGGTACCCTGCCGCGGGTTTTGAGTCCCGGCGAGCGGGTCGAGCTGCCGGCAACGGTGTTTGCGATGGAGGACCGCATCCGCGAGGTGCAGCTGCGCCTTGAAGCCAACGAACTTTTTGAGCTTAGGGATGATACCCGCCGTCGGCTTGCTTTTTCCGGTATGGGCGATCGCCTCGAACGCTTCGAGCTGCGCACGGGCCCGCTTACCGGCACGGGACGCATCATCCTGCACGCCCAAAGCGGAAGCGAACAGGGGCGCGATGAAATCGAGCTGAGCATCCGGAATCCGAATCCGCCGGTCACGCAGCTATTCGCCCAAAACCTTCAGGCCGGAGAGAGCTGGGATCTGAACTTTGACCCAGTCGGTGCGCCCGGTGCGGGGGAAGCCCTGCTCGAAATCTCGGCTATTCCGCCGGTTGACCTTGGGCGTCACATCCGCTTCCTGAACCGCTACCCGCACAGCAGCCTCGAAGCGCAGATTGCACGCGCATTCCCGCACCTGTACCTGAGCGTGTTTAGCGGAACCGGATCCGATGCGGGGGCCGCGCAGCAGGCCGAAAGCCGCCGCCGGGTGGAAGAGGTCATTGCCGCACTCAGCCGCTATCAGCTGCCGAACGGCGGACTTGCGCAGTGGCCGGGTCAGGCGGTTGCGCAGGAGTGGCTCAGCAGCTTCGCGCTGCACTTTCTCACGGAGGCCGAACGGGCCGGCTATTTTGTGCCGGGCAGTCTCAAAGCACCGCTGCGCCGGTTCCAGCAGCAGGCCGCCGGCAACTGGCGGGAAGTGCCTGACGCGCCCCACAGCGCCGATTTAATGCAGGCCTACCGCCTCTACACCCTGGTCATCAGCGGTGAAGCCCCGCTGGGTTCCATGAACCGCCTGCGGGAGGTGAACGCGCTTTCAGCACAGGCCCGCTGGCGCTTGGCTGCAGCCTATCAGGCCGCCGGTATGCCGGAGGCCGCCTCGCAGCTCGTGCGTCAGGCTGGTACCCAAATTTCATCCTACCGCGAAACCGGCGGCACCTATGGCAGCAGCCTGCGCGACCGCGCCATGATGCTCGAAAGCCTCGTCCTGCTCGGCCTCGCGGATCAGGCTTCCCGCCTGATGATGGAGGTCTCCGCCGAAATCAACCGCGACGAATGGTTTTCTCCGCAGACGGTAGCCTTTGCGCTCATTGCCGCGGCCCGCTTCGCTGAAGCCTATCCGGTTTCCGAACAAACCGCGGTTCGTTTCGAAGGTACGGGCATCGGCTCAGGTCAGATCAGCGGCACGCAGCCGCTGTGGCAGGTTCCGTTTGAAATCACCGAAACCGGCACGCATCGCATAGAACTGCGCAACGAAGGCAGCGGCGTCGTGTTTGCGCGCCTGTTGCAGTCCGGCATCCCCGCCGAGGACCGCAGTCCGGCAGCATCTTCCGATCTTGCCCTTGATGTGCAGTATTTCTTCCCGAATGGCGATAAAGTTGATCCGGCCCGGCTCCGCATGGGCACCGACCTGATCGCCGAAGTGCGGGTCACCAATCCCGGAAGCCGCGGACCGCTGCAAAATCTCGCGCTGACGCAGATTTTTCCGTCGGGATGGGAAATCATCAGCACCCGCGGCGACAACGACGCCTTCCGCGAAGCTGCTTCACAAGCGGACTATCAGGACGTGCGCGACGATCGCATGCTCACGTATTTCAGCCTGCCTGCCGGGCAAACCCGCATTTTTCGGATGCACCTGACCGCGACCTACGCGGGGGACTTCCTTCTGCCCGCAGTTTCGGTGCATGCACTGCACGACCCCGCAGTCTTCGCGCGAACCACAGCATCCCGCGTGGAGGTACACCGCTAA
- a CDS encoding NADPH-dependent FMN reductase produces MTRIHILSTTDRPDSMALKVSEFVKPKLEAEGVEVDIISLQDFPIKDVAGGPYGSDIPSVKAFNERVLNCDGLLMVVPEYNGSFPGILKLFIDYLPFPESFDKLPIAFIGEAAGAFGALRAVEQLQMVCNYRNAYLYPERVFLQRVYKIFDPETGISDELQAKLLDSMITGFAAFTSRNKIERQENAGAAD; encoded by the coding sequence ATGACTCGTATACATATTTTAAGTACCACCGACCGGCCTGACTCTATGGCTTTAAAGGTTTCTGAATTTGTTAAACCTAAGCTCGAAGCCGAAGGCGTTGAAGTTGACATTATTTCTCTTCAGGACTTTCCCATCAAAGATGTGGCTGGCGGTCCCTACGGCAGTGATATACCAAGCGTAAAAGCATTTAATGAGCGTGTCCTTAACTGCGACGGTCTCCTGATGGTTGTACCCGAGTATAATGGCTCATTCCCGGGCATTTTAAAGCTTTTCATTGATTACCTGCCTTTCCCGGAGTCGTTCGACAAATTGCCAATAGCCTTTATCGGCGAGGCGGCCGGAGCCTTTGGTGCGCTGCGTGCCGTAGAGCAGCTTCAGATGGTTTGCAACTACCGTAATGCGTACCTCTATCCGGAGCGCGTTTTCCTGCAGCGTGTTTACAAGATATTTGATCCTGAAACCGGTATTTCGGATGAACTTCAGGCAAAACTTCTGGATAGCATGATCACAGGTTTCGCTGCATTTACAAGCCGTAATAAAATTGAGCGTCAGGAGAATGCCGGCGCAGCAGATTAG
- a CDS encoding AEC family transporter — translation MSSIVLLVVCLCIGVLLRRVKDFPENTPMVLNQFLIYISLPALALIYIPQISLTNELLIAVSTSWLVLGFALIIIPLLGKWMDWSRGTVGCLLLTAGLGNTSFVGFPVIEALYGAEALKIALMVDQPGSFVAVSTAGIIIACTYSSTALRKRDIARKVLLFPPFITFILALGMNMAGIQAQDIPLEVLERLGATLAPIALTSVGMQLSFSLKKEFIKPLVSGLSYKLLIAPFLLTILFIFILGGSGDIVKVSIMEAAMAPMITGSILAIMYGLNPQLAAQMVGIGVPLSFVTLYGWYKLLEVLA, via the coding sequence ATGTCAAGCATTGTTCTGTTAGTTGTATGTTTGTGTATCGGGGTGCTCCTCAGACGCGTAAAGGACTTTCCGGAAAATACGCCCATGGTTCTGAATCAGTTTCTGATCTACATATCCCTTCCGGCTCTCGCTCTGATTTACATTCCTCAGATCAGTTTAACGAATGAGCTGTTAATTGCAGTCTCGACCTCATGGCTTGTATTGGGCTTTGCACTGATCATCATCCCCCTTTTGGGCAAATGGATGGACTGGTCACGCGGTACCGTTGGATGTCTATTACTTACAGCCGGACTGGGCAATACCTCATTTGTCGGTTTTCCGGTAATTGAGGCGCTTTATGGTGCAGAAGCGCTCAAAATTGCGCTTATGGTTGATCAGCCCGGATCTTTCGTTGCGGTGTCAACCGCTGGTATCATCATTGCCTGCACCTATTCAAGTACTGCCCTAAGGAAGCGGGATATCGCGAGAAAAGTACTCCTGTTTCCGCCTTTTATCACCTTTATCCTGGCTCTGGGCATGAACATGGCCGGCATTCAGGCACAGGATATCCCGCTTGAAGTGCTGGAGCGGCTCGGGGCAACCCTTGCTCCTATCGCACTGACTTCGGTTGGCATGCAGCTCTCTTTCAGCCTAAAAAAGGAATTCATCAAACCACTTGTATCCGGACTTTCTTACAAGCTGTTGATTGCCCCTTTCCTGCTGACCATACTTTTCATTTTCATACTGGGTGGCAGCGGTGATATTGTTAAGGTTAGCATCATGGAAGCGGCCATGGCACCGATGATCACAGGTTCTATATTGGCCATCATGTACGGACTTAACCCGCAGCTTGCCGCGCAGATGGTTGGCATCGGAGTGCCTCTTTCCTTTGTTACCCTTTATGGCTGGTATAAACTGCTGGAAGTGCTGGCCTGA
- a CDS encoding Smr/MutS family protein: MAKLKLDLHEIYNKGHLIDRALEEIIEEAVSRKIRLVEIIPGKGSGQLKKKVIRFLQQKHIKPYYHRMEKDSKNFGRLFVHFRF, from the coding sequence ATGGCAAAGCTTAAACTGGACCTGCACGAGATTTACAACAAAGGTCACCTCATCGACCGCGCGCTGGAAGAAATTATTGAAGAAGCCGTATCCCGAAAAATCAGGTTGGTTGAGATTATTCCCGGCAAAGGCAGCGGACAGCTTAAAAAGAAGGTGATACGCTTTTTACAGCAAAAGCACATCAAGCCCTATTATCATCGCATGGAAAAAGACAGCAAAAACTTCGGGCGCTTGTTTGTACATTTCCGGTTCTGA
- a CDS encoding tryptophan 2,3-dioxygenase, with protein MTVSKSLTYTRYLKINELLALQECKSDPEEHDETLFIIIHQTYELWFKQILHEFDLLRQELNAGRTWTSIKTMRRILTIMKTLVGQIDILETMTPLSFNQFRKFLDSSSGFQSVQFREMEILCGLRYPLMTNAHRENQPALDIIKGRMEEQTLWEAFITYLQKQGHSAKIPDRVNDKGLMFEPHPHNQQVLTDVMHNDPESSVLCELFVDFDEGLQEWRYRHVKMVERTIGTKKGTGGSDGVGYLRKTTNTPIFPDLWAIRAYI; from the coding sequence ATGACTGTATCCAAATCGCTCACCTATACCCGCTACCTCAAAATCAACGAGCTGCTCGCGCTTCAGGAATGCAAGTCCGATCCTGAAGAACACGATGAAACCTTGTTCATCATCATTCATCAAACATACGAGCTTTGGTTTAAACAAATTCTGCATGAATTTGATCTGCTCAGACAGGAACTGAATGCGGGGCGTACCTGGACGAGCATTAAAACCATGCGACGCATCCTCACGATTATGAAAACCCTTGTCGGACAAATCGACATACTTGAGACCATGACGCCCCTTTCCTTTAATCAGTTCCGGAAATTCCTGGACAGCTCCAGCGGGTTTCAGTCTGTGCAGTTTCGCGAAATGGAAATACTCTGCGGTTTGCGGTATCCATTGATGACCAACGCGCACCGCGAAAATCAGCCCGCACTCGACATCATTAAAGGCCGTATGGAAGAACAGACCCTTTGGGAAGCGTTTATTACCTACCTCCAAAAACAGGGTCACAGCGCAAAAATTCCGGACAGGGTTAATGATAAAGGACTGATGTTCGAACCCCATCCGCACAATCAGCAGGTTCTGACTGATGTCATGCATAATGATCCTGAGTCATCGGTACTCTGTGAGCTGTTTGTTGATTTTGATGAAGGGCTGCAGGAATGGCGCTACCGGCATGTAAAAATGGTTGAGCGCACCATCGGAACCAAAAAAGGCACCGGTGGTTCGGACGGCGTCGGCTACCTCAGGAAAACGACCAACACCCCTATTTTCCCTGATTTATGGGCTATCAGGGCATATATCTGA
- the recA gene encoding recombinase RecA — protein sequence MANSDRQKAIDLALGQIEKQHGKGTIMRLGDTPIVNIPVISSGSMMIDAALGVGGFPRGRIVEIYGPESSGKTTLALHVIAEAQKKGGYAAFIDAENAFDAKYAKSLGIKTDELLVSQPDSGEQALEITETLIRSAALDVVVVDSVAALVPRAELDGEMGDSHMGLQARLMSQALRKLTGIVNKTHTCVIFINQIREKIGVMFGNPETTTGGRALKFYSSVRVDIRRIGTIKKSDEVVGNRTKVKIVKNKVAPPFREVEFNIEYGKGISRMGELLDLAVQFDIIQKRGSWYRYDGEPIGQGADAALQFLTEDPELTNRIEKIVRAKLMPDTLTEEETAEAAAAGEALTAAANTNGKGKS from the coding sequence ATGGCAAATTCAGACAGACAGAAAGCGATTGACCTGGCCTTAGGGCAAATTGAGAAGCAGCATGGCAAAGGCACCATCATGCGGCTTGGCGATACTCCTATCGTTAACATACCCGTAATTTCTTCCGGGTCTATGATGATCGACGCCGCACTCGGCGTCGGAGGCTTCCCGCGGGGTCGTATAGTTGAGATTTACGGACCGGAGTCATCCGGTAAAACTACCCTTGCCCTGCACGTGATAGCCGAAGCGCAAAAAAAAGGCGGCTATGCGGCGTTTATTGACGCGGAAAATGCGTTCGATGCCAAATATGCCAAATCGCTGGGCATTAAAACAGACGAACTGCTTGTATCACAACCCGACAGCGGTGAGCAGGCACTTGAGATTACCGAGACCCTGATTCGTTCTGCCGCGCTCGACGTAGTGGTAGTCGATTCAGTTGCCGCACTCGTACCCCGCGCCGAACTTGATGGCGAAATGGGTGATTCACATATGGGTCTTCAGGCCCGACTGATGTCACAGGCGCTGCGAAAGCTTACCGGTATCGTAAACAAGACGCATACCTGTGTGATCTTCATCAATCAGATTCGTGAAAAAATTGGCGTGATGTTCGGGAACCCGGAAACAACGACCGGCGGACGCGCCCTTAAGTTCTACTCTTCGGTACGTGTGGATATCCGCCGCATCGGTACCATTAAAAAGTCAGATGAAGTAGTGGGTAACCGTACCAAAGTCAAGATTGTGAAAAACAAGGTCGCCCCGCCCTTCCGGGAAGTCGAGTTCAACATTGAGTACGGCAAAGGCATTTCGAGAATGGGCGAGCTGCTCGACCTTGCGGTGCAGTTCGATATTATTCAGAAACGCGGAAGCTGGTACCGCTACGATGGTGAGCCCATCGGGCAGGGCGCAGACGCGGCCCTTCAGTTTCTCACGGAAGATCCTGAACTGACCAACCGCATTGAAAAAATTGTGCGCGCCAAACTTATGCCGGATACCCTCACCGAAGAGGAAACCGCAGAAGCGGCAGCAGCCGGCGAAGCCCTGACCGCAGCGGCCAACACCAACGGAAAGGGCAAAAGCTAA
- a CDS encoding regulatory protein RecX, with protein sequence MRRRNKTRQEHNDAPEPEFSPGRITSVSTQTRNSSRVSVFIEGAFSFGCFKAVFLASGLAVGRELDAASYAALMKEEARFKLREYWLGLLGRRAHTAAELVRKARQKDYDASQFERVLQEFRERNYLNDEAFARAYIQEMSTIKKWGPAKLKLELRKRGVSDEVSNPLIAALIPEDDISALEALVRKNSRRFKRESDILKRKKKIADHLLRKGHKPEQVFRHLDHFLEIVSQQP encoded by the coding sequence ATGAGACGCCGAAATAAAACAAGACAAGAGCATAATGACGCCCCGGAGCCTGAATTCAGTCCGGGGCGCATTACTTCTGTCAGTACCCAAACCCGCAACAGCTCGCGGGTTTCTGTTTTTATAGAAGGGGCGTTTAGCTTCGGATGCTTCAAAGCCGTTTTCCTGGCATCCGGGCTGGCCGTGGGCCGGGAACTGGATGCCGCAAGCTACGCGGCTTTAATGAAAGAAGAAGCCCGGTTCAAACTGCGCGAATACTGGCTGGGATTGTTGGGGAGGCGGGCACATACCGCCGCAGAGCTCGTCCGCAAAGCAAGGCAAAAAGACTATGACGCCTCGCAGTTTGAACGCGTGCTTCAGGAGTTTCGCGAGCGCAACTACCTCAACGACGAAGCATTTGCGCGGGCTTACATTCAGGAAATGAGTACGATAAAAAAGTGGGGACCGGCCAAACTGAAGCTCGAACTCAGGAAAAGGGGGGTCTCTGACGAAGTGTCGAACCCGCTCATTGCAGCGCTGATTCCGGAGGATGACATCAGCGCCCTTGAAGCGCTTGTGCGTAAAAACAGCAGGCGATTCAAGCGCGAATCCGATATATTAAAGCGGAAAAAAAAGATAGCGGATCACCTGCTCCGAAAAGGCCACAAGCCGGAACAGGTGTTCCGGCATCTGGATCATTTCCTTGAAATAGTGAGCCAACAGCCTTAA
- a CDS encoding AI-2E family transporter: MLNFTPEKVFRFLFYTAIGVTVAMVLWRFSGLLVYLLLSLVLSYILNPVVNRMQANGMHRTLATFLVVLSVLLILIWASTTIIPNIGNQLLRLTAQLNVETVAFIARSIEDYTLQLIPQLPQGYLTDNVNSFFDRFFDLDNVQALFGNIIGVFTNLFTALLILPFTTFFLLKDGSKLRRQILQLVPNKYFETTVNIISQIEMRLGRHFKAVGLQSTLVAFFSWMLLSVAGLNNALSVGVAIGLANTIPYFGPVLGYLLSIVIAIIETGDFSLVLNCILAVMIVQIMDNVIFYPAIFSRSANIHPLYVLLIILIGAELAGLIGMLVAIPLFTVIRVIYNEISWSIQNYYVFKSRQT, translated from the coding sequence ATGCTTAACTTTACCCCGGAAAAAGTTTTTCGCTTTCTGTTCTACACTGCCATTGGCGTGACCGTTGCCATGGTACTTTGGCGCTTCTCCGGGCTGCTGGTGTACCTGCTTTTATCGCTGGTATTGAGCTATATCCTGAATCCGGTTGTGAACCGCATGCAGGCCAACGGCATGCACCGTACGCTGGCGACTTTCCTTGTTGTGCTTTCGGTCCTACTGATTCTCATCTGGGCTTCAACAACCATTATACCCAATATTGGGAATCAGCTTCTGCGGCTTACCGCGCAGCTGAACGTAGAAACCGTGGCCTTCATCGCACGCTCGATCGAAGATTACACGCTTCAGCTTATCCCACAGCTCCCGCAGGGATACCTCACCGATAATGTAAACAGCTTCTTTGACCGCTTTTTTGATCTCGACAATGTGCAGGCACTGTTCGGGAATATCATCGGGGTCTTCACCAATTTATTCACCGCCCTGCTGATCCTGCCCTTTACCACCTTCTTTCTGCTCAAAGACGGAAGCAAGCTGCGCAGACAGATTCTTCAGCTTGTCCCTAACAAGTATTTTGAGACAACCGTCAATATCATCAGTCAAATCGAAATGCGGCTGGGCCGGCATTTTAAAGCGGTGGGACTACAGAGCACGCTCGTCGCCTTTTTTTCATGGATGCTGCTTAGCGTTGCCGGACTGAACAACGCGCTTTCGGTAGGGGTTGCGATCGGTTTAGCAAATACTATCCCATACTTCGGGCCGGTACTCGGCTACCTGCTGTCCATAGTTATTGCCATCATTGAAACCGGTGATTTCAGCCTGGTACTCAACTGCATTCTCGCTGTGATGATTGTTCAGATTATGGATAATGTCATTTTTTATCCGGCCATTTTTTCACGCTCGGCCAACATTCACCCGCTTTATGTGCTGCTCATTATTCTAATTGGTGCCGAACTTGCCGGCCTGATTGGTATGCTCGTCGCCATCCCCCTTTTCACGGTCATCCGGGTGATTTACAACGAAATTTCATGGAGTATCCAGAATTATTATGTCTTTAAGTCAAGGCAAACCTAA